In one Mesorhizobium australicum genomic region, the following are encoded:
- a CDS encoding ABC transporter substrate-binding protein, with amino-acid sequence MKRITRTAFGLASGLLATTALSNVAAAEDLTLCWAAWDPANALVELSKDFTKETGIGMKFEFVPWTNYADRFLNELNSKGKLCDLIIGDSQWIGGSAENGHYVKLNDFFDKEGIKMSDFVDATVVGYSQWPKNTPNYWSLPAFGDVVGWTYRKDWFANPDIQKAFKEKYGRDLAVPATFAELKDIAEFFQKREIDGKTVYGASIYTERGSEGVTMGVMDVLYSFGFKYENPDKPYEMEGFVNSPKSVAGLEFYKALYDCCTPPGASNSYMGEGVDAFKSGQVAMHMNFAFTWPGLQKDEAVGGDKVGFFANPKGPDGEQFAQLGGQGISVVAYSEKQDAALKYIKWFATADVQKKWWSLGGFSCLKAVVEDPGFAASQPYAQTFLDSMAIVKDFWAEPSYASLLQASQKRFHDYVVAGQGTAKEALDGLVKDWTEVFEDDGKM; translated from the coding sequence ATGAAACGCATCACCAGGACTGCGTTCGGCCTGGCGTCGGGCCTCTTGGCCACGACCGCCCTGTCGAACGTCGCAGCAGCCGAGGACCTGACCCTGTGTTGGGCCGCTTGGGACCCCGCAAACGCACTCGTCGAGCTGAGCAAGGACTTCACCAAGGAAACCGGCATCGGCATGAAGTTCGAGTTCGTGCCGTGGACCAATTATGCTGACCGCTTTCTCAACGAGCTGAACTCGAAGGGCAAGTTGTGCGACCTGATCATCGGCGATTCGCAGTGGATCGGCGGTTCGGCCGAGAACGGCCACTACGTGAAGCTCAACGATTTCTTCGACAAGGAAGGGATCAAGATGAGCGACTTCGTCGACGCGACCGTTGTCGGCTATTCGCAATGGCCGAAGAATACGCCGAACTACTGGTCGCTGCCGGCCTTCGGCGATGTGGTCGGCTGGACCTACCGCAAGGATTGGTTCGCCAATCCGGACATCCAGAAGGCGTTCAAGGAAAAGTACGGCCGCGATCTGGCGGTGCCCGCGACCTTTGCCGAACTGAAGGACATCGCCGAGTTCTTCCAGAAGCGTGAGATCGACGGCAAGACCGTCTACGGCGCTTCCATCTATACCGAGCGTGGCTCGGAAGGCGTTACGATGGGCGTGATGGACGTGCTCTACTCGTTCGGCTTCAAATACGAGAACCCGGACAAGCCCTACGAGATGGAAGGCTTCGTCAATTCGCCGAAGTCGGTTGCCGGCCTCGAATTCTACAAGGCGCTCTACGACTGCTGCACGCCGCCCGGGGCATCGAACAGCTACATGGGCGAGGGCGTTGATGCATTCAAATCCGGCCAGGTCGCGATGCACATGAACTTCGCCTTTACCTGGCCGGGCCTGCAGAAGGACGAGGCCGTCGGTGGCGACAAGGTCGGCTTCTTCGCCAATCCGAAGGGACCGGATGGCGAGCAGTTCGCCCAGCTCGGCGGACAGGGCATCTCGGTGGTCGCCTATTCCGAGAAGCAGGACGCGGCGCTGAAATACATCAAATGGTTCGCCACCGCCGACGTGCAGAAGAAGTGGTGGTCGCTCGGCGGCTTCTCCTGCCTCAAGGCCGTGGTGGAAGACCCGGGCTTCGCAGCCAGCCAACCCTATGCGCAGACCTTCCTCGACTCCATGGCGATCGTGAAGGACTTCTGGGCCGAGCCCAGCTACGCCTCGCTGCTGCAGGCCTCGCAGAAGCGCTTCCACGACTACGTTGTCGCCGGCCAGGGTACGGCCAAGGAAGCGCTCGACGGCCTGGTCAAGGACTGGACCGAGGTGTTCGAGGACGACGGCAAGATGTGA
- a CDS encoding Crp/Fnr family transcriptional regulator, translating to MALEDDIRILSGVRLFEGLTHEQLRLLAFGAENIRLMKDRDLFREETAADCAYVVTKGRIALYRTVDGQRVPFAYAEPGDTLDEMALISHVRRKAGAYADEESEVIRLNRSLFRRIMEEYPEVAFALRDRLASEFTEMVDRIATLASRFEK from the coding sequence ATGGCGCTGGAAGACGATATCCGGATACTGTCCGGCGTCCGGCTCTTCGAGGGGCTGACGCACGAACAGCTTCGCCTTTTGGCCTTCGGCGCAGAAAACATCCGCCTGATGAAGGACCGCGACCTGTTCCGCGAGGAGACGGCGGCCGATTGCGCCTATGTCGTGACCAAAGGCCGAATAGCGCTCTACCGCACCGTCGACGGCCAGCGCGTGCCCTTTGCCTATGCCGAGCCGGGCGACACGCTCGACGAGATGGCCCTGATCTCTCATGTCCGCCGCAAGGCCGGCGCCTATGCCGACGAGGAGTCGGAAGTGATCCGCCTTAACCGGTCGCTGTTCCGGCGTATCATGGAAGAATATCCCGAGGTCGCGTTCGCGCTGCGCGACAGGCTTGCCTCCGAATTCACGGAGATGGTGGATCGCATCGCGACGCTCGCCTCACGCTTCGAGAAGTGA
- a CDS encoding response regulator transcription factor encodes MTSRTILIVDDDVDLRGTLVEQLSLYEEFDVLQEGTATKGVSTARGGVVDLLIMDVGLPDMDGREAVKLLRKGGFKAPVIMLTGHDTDSDTILGLEAGANDYVTKPFRFAVLLARIRAQLRQHEQSEDATFAVGPYTFKPSQKLLIDQRGAKVRLTEKEASIIKYLYRADQKVVTRDVLLEEVWGYNSGVTTHTLETHVYRLRQKIERDPSNAEILVTESGGYKLVP; translated from the coding sequence ATGACCTCCCGCACCATTCTGATCGTTGACGACGATGTCGACCTGCGCGGCACGCTCGTCGAACAGTTGTCGCTCTATGAGGAATTCGACGTGCTCCAGGAAGGCACGGCCACCAAGGGCGTATCGACGGCGCGCGGCGGCGTGGTCGATCTGCTGATCATGGATGTCGGCCTGCCCGACATGGATGGCCGCGAGGCGGTGAAGCTCTTGCGCAAGGGCGGCTTCAAGGCGCCGGTGATCATGCTGACGGGGCACGACACCGATTCCGACACCATCCTCGGCCTCGAAGCCGGCGCGAATGACTATGTCACAAAGCCATTCCGGTTCGCCGTGCTTTTGGCGAGGATCCGGGCGCAGCTGCGCCAGCACGAGCAGAGCGAGGACGCGACCTTCGCCGTCGGGCCTTACACGTTCAAGCCGAGCCAGAAGCTCCTGATCGATCAGCGGGGCGCCAAGGTGCGCCTCACCGAGAAGGAGGCCTCGATCATCAAATATCTCTACCGGGCCGACCAGAAAGTGGTCACGCGCGACGTGCTGCTGGAGGAGGTCTGGGGCTACAATTCCGGCGTCACCACCCACACGCTCGAGACACATGTCTACAGGCTTCGGCAGAAGATCGAGCGCGATCCTTCCAATGCCGAAATTCTTGTGACAGAAAGCGGCGGTTACAAGCTCGTTCCATAG
- a CDS encoding L,D-transpeptidase family protein, with translation MTDFRLPRTIFGVRHRPGKASQGILSLEGRTFRCALGKGGIAALKREGDGATPLADLRVLGGYYRSDGVVPRRDRLGLTRIADDLGWCDAPDDRNYNRPVRLPYQASHERMRRRDRLYDVCIVLDWNISPRRRNCGSAIFLHIARPGYLPTEGCIALSPRDMQVILPLLSTRTVFRVMR, from the coding sequence ATGACTGATTTCCGTCTCCCACGCACGATATTTGGTGTCAGGCACAGGCCGGGCAAGGCCAGCCAGGGCATTCTTTCACTCGAAGGCCGCACCTTCCGCTGCGCACTCGGCAAGGGCGGGATCGCCGCGCTGAAGCGTGAGGGCGACGGCGCAACGCCCTTGGCGGACTTGAGGGTGCTCGGCGGCTATTATCGCAGCGATGGAGTTGTCCCGCGCCGCGACCGCCTCGGCCTGACGCGGATTGCCGACGATCTCGGCTGGTGCGACGCGCCGGATGACCGCAACTACAACCGGCCCGTCCGCCTTCCCTATCAGGCGAGCCACGAACGGATGCGACGCAGGGACCGTCTGTACGACGTCTGCATCGTGCTGGACTGGAACATCAGCCCGCGCCGCCGCAACTGCGGCAGCGCGATCTTCCTGCACATCGCCCGTCCGGGCTACCTGCCGACCGAAGGCTGTATCGCGCTTTCGCCGCGCGACATGCAGGTCATCCTGCCGCTGCTGTCGACGCGGACGGTGTTCCGGGTCATGCGCTGA
- a CDS encoding DUF1761 domain-containing protein: MDISSINWIAVVVAAVVAWLFGAAWYMLLSKPWLAAAKLDPATMQRSAAPFVISFLAEIVMAIIFSMLLGTLTFGEPSVVAGVMFGIIFWVGFVVTILAVNHRYEGFGWGLTLIDGGHWLGVLILIGAVIGWFGGTAIE, from the coding sequence ATGGACATTTCTTCGATCAACTGGATCGCCGTCGTCGTGGCGGCGGTCGTCGCCTGGCTGTTCGGGGCCGCCTGGTACATGCTGCTCAGCAAGCCTTGGCTGGCGGCGGCCAAGCTCGATCCGGCGACGATGCAGCGCTCGGCCGCGCCCTTCGTCATCAGCTTCCTCGCCGAGATCGTGATGGCGATCATCTTCTCGATGCTTCTGGGAACGCTCACTTTCGGCGAGCCTTCTGTCGTGGCCGGCGTGATGTTCGGCATCATCTTCTGGGTCGGGTTCGTCGTGACGATCCTCGCAGTCAACCACCGCTACGAAGGCTTCGGCTGGGGGCTGACGCTCATCGACGGCGGCCACTGGCTCGGCGTGCTGATCCTCATCGGTGCAGTGATCGGCTGGTTCGGCGGGACCGCGATCGAATAG
- a CDS encoding class I SAM-dependent methyltransferase: MSDGRRVGATEAFVLANTALIAPPHVPEIRLHLADEAHELWHLTEEQLQEKGLPPPFWAFAWAGGQGLSRYVLDNPHIVHGKRVLDFAAGSGLVGIAAAQAGARSVLCADIDPFCGPAVALNAAENAVDVGFTGDDVVGTDDGWEVVLAGDVFYDRAFADLLIPWFTGLAGRGASVLVGDPGRAYLPKARLTQLAEYQVPVTRALEDADVKRTRVWRYT; encoded by the coding sequence GTGAGTGACGGCCGGCGTGTCGGGGCGACCGAGGCCTTCGTTCTCGCGAACACGGCCCTGATCGCGCCGCCGCATGTGCCGGAGATCCGGCTCCACCTCGCCGACGAGGCGCATGAGCTCTGGCATCTCACCGAGGAGCAGTTGCAGGAAAAGGGACTGCCGCCGCCGTTCTGGGCCTTCGCCTGGGCCGGCGGTCAGGGCCTGTCGCGCTACGTGCTCGACAATCCGCACATTGTGCATGGGAAGCGCGTGCTCGACTTTGCCGCAGGGTCCGGGCTGGTGGGGATCGCGGCCGCGCAGGCCGGTGCCAGAAGCGTGCTGTGCGCGGACATCGATCCGTTCTGCGGGCCGGCGGTCGCGCTCAACGCGGCTGAGAACGCCGTCGACGTGGGGTTCACCGGTGATGACGTTGTCGGGACCGACGATGGCTGGGAGGTCGTCCTTGCCGGCGACGTTTTCTACGACCGGGCCTTCGCCGATCTCCTCATCCCGTGGTTCACGGGACTGGCCGGACGCGGGGCGTCTGTTCTGGTGGGCGATCCGGGACGCGCCTATCTGCCGAAGGCGCGGCTGACGCAGCTCGCCGAGTATCAGGTGCCGGTCACTCGCGCGCTGGAAGACGCCGACGTGAAGCGGACGAGGGTCTGGCGCTACACTTGA
- a CDS encoding EVE domain-containing protein, protein MAYWLFKSEPFKWSWDMQKAASTKGQQWDGVRNYQARNNMRAMQIGDRGFFYHSNEGLEVVGIVEVCALAHHDTTTDDPRWECVDIRAVKDVPKPVTLEEIKANEKLAKMVLVNNSRLSVQPVAEDEWAEICRMGGLKGE, encoded by the coding sequence ATGGCGTATTGGCTGTTCAAATCCGAGCCGTTCAAATGGTCCTGGGACATGCAGAAGGCTGCCAGCACGAAAGGCCAGCAGTGGGACGGCGTGCGCAACTACCAGGCGCGCAACAACATGCGCGCCATGCAGATCGGCGACCGGGGTTTCTTCTATCACTCGAATGAGGGGTTGGAGGTCGTCGGCATCGTCGAGGTCTGCGCGCTCGCGCACCATGACACGACGACCGACGATCCGCGCTGGGAATGTGTCGACATCCGCGCCGTGAAGGACGTGCCGAAGCCGGTGACGCTCGAGGAGATCAAGGCGAACGAGAAGCTCGCCAAGATGGTGCTCGTCAACAATTCGCGGCTTTCGGTCCAGCCCGTCGCCGAGGACGAATGGGCGGAGATCTGCCGCATGGGCGGTCTCAAGGGTGAGTGA